One window from the genome of Pedobacter schmidteae encodes:
- a CDS encoding NAD-dependent succinate-semialdehyde dehydrogenase has protein sequence MNISSINPTNGKIIKSYKEDTNDIVKHKIEQTHKAWLTWHRTDFKERSRLLHNLSDQLYKERDKLASLMALEMGKPIKDGAAEVDKCALVCQYYADYGLGFLKDQLVDTEASKSYVSFQPLGVVLAIMPWNFPLWQVFRFLAPALMAGNCGLLKHASNVPGCALAIEQMVKDAGFPDHVFQTLMIGSKGVNAVIAHPLVKAVTLTGSTEAGMKVAAQAGALLKKTVLELGGSDAYIVLEDADLEQAAEICASSRLINNGQSCISAKRFILVKKIEKEFTALFLQKMKQRKLGDPFDMETDLGPMARADLRNELHEQVKRNIEQGAKCLLGGNIPAFEGNHAFYEPTVLSGIKKGMPAYSEEMFGPVAAILSARDTDHAVELANDTLFGLGAAVFTKNKSLGEEIARTRLHAGSCFVNSLVKSDPRLPFGGINQSGYGRELGMFGIHEFVNIKTVYVK, from the coding sequence ATGAATATATCATCTATTAATCCCACAAATGGTAAAATTATCAAATCCTACAAAGAAGATACCAACGATATTGTTAAACATAAAATAGAACAAACCCATAAAGCCTGGCTAACCTGGCATAGAACTGATTTCAAGGAGCGCTCCCGGTTATTACACAATCTGTCGGATCAACTTTATAAAGAAAGAGATAAGCTGGCCAGCCTCATGGCATTGGAAATGGGCAAACCAATTAAAGATGGTGCAGCAGAAGTGGATAAATGCGCTTTAGTGTGCCAATATTATGCAGATTATGGCCTGGGATTTCTTAAAGATCAACTGGTGGACACCGAAGCTTCAAAAAGCTATGTCAGTTTTCAACCTTTAGGGGTGGTATTGGCTATTATGCCATGGAATTTCCCATTGTGGCAGGTATTCCGGTTTCTTGCCCCTGCCCTGATGGCAGGCAATTGTGGCTTATTAAAACACGCATCTAATGTGCCGGGCTGCGCTTTGGCTATTGAACAAATGGTAAAAGATGCCGGATTTCCGGACCACGTTTTTCAAACGTTGATGATCGGCAGTAAGGGTGTGAATGCCGTAATTGCTCATCCGCTGGTAAAAGCCGTGACTTTGACCGGCAGTACAGAAGCGGGGATGAAGGTGGCTGCCCAGGCTGGTGCATTGTTAAAAAAGACGGTATTGGAGCTTGGTGGAAGTGATGCCTATATAGTGCTGGAAGACGCAGATCTGGAACAGGCTGCAGAAATTTGTGCGAGCAGCAGATTGATCAATAATGGTCAGAGTTGTATTTCGGCCAAGCGCTTTATCCTGGTAAAGAAAATTGAAAAGGAGTTTACCGCGCTCTTTTTACAAAAAATGAAGCAGCGAAAGCTTGGTGATCCTTTTGATATGGAAACTGACCTTGGACCAATGGCCAGGGCCGATTTGCGCAATGAACTGCACGAGCAGGTAAAAAGAAATATTGAACAGGGTGCCAAGTGCTTACTGGGTGGAAACATTCCTGCATTTGAAGGCAATCATGCTTTTTATGAGCCCACCGTACTCAGTGGCATCAAAAAAGGAATGCCAGCTTACAGTGAAGAAATGTTTGGTCCGGTGGCAGCGATTTTGTCGGCCCGGGATACGGATCATGCTGTGGAATTGGCCAACGATACACTGTTTGGATTGGGCGCAGCTGTGTTTACTAAAAACAAATCTCTTGGGGAGGAAATTGCCAGGACAAGGTTACATGCCGGATCGTGCTTTGTTAATTCCTTAGTCAAATCTGACCCCCGCCTGCCATTTGGAGGCATCAATCAGTCGGGCTATGGGCGGGAATTGGGCATGTTTGGCATCCATGAATTTGTAAATATTAAAACTGTTTATGTCAAATAA
- a CDS encoding DUF1735 and LamG domain-containing protein has product MKTKYKFWCAAMLSMLFINACKKDEAVDALYITGTEVNPVTIMTAEEGIISKIGLSITSSTQVTSDVTADFKADPGLVAAYNRAHGKNYLPVQEGDYELLGSTVTITKGNNVSNAIEFRVKTIKNFKPGSSYMMAVTVTNSTGGLKILESSKTIYYVVKPVVIQAVASLSGSTAFKPDFSESNSKNLTSLSAVTIEARIFVNKFQSSSPFISSVMGIEEHFLLRFGDVTIKPNQIQRAGGIALTAPQEFGTGTWYHVALVHDVSTTRLYINGVLAASIADGNNINILQPLGGGAYSTGFLIGTSAGGRYLDGMISEARLWTRALSQTEILDGMCGVDPASAGLEAYWKFNEGTGNVATDVSGHGHHATANRNVTWVPNVRCE; this is encoded by the coding sequence ATGAAAACAAAATATAAATTCTGGTGTGCTGCTATGCTCAGTATGCTATTTATAAATGCCTGTAAAAAGGACGAGGCTGTTGATGCTTTGTATATTACAGGAACAGAAGTAAATCCGGTAACCATCATGACTGCCGAGGAAGGCATCATTTCGAAAATCGGGCTAAGTATTACTTCATCAACCCAGGTAACAAGTGATGTTACTGCCGATTTCAAGGCAGATCCAGGTTTGGTAGCTGCTTATAACAGGGCCCATGGAAAAAACTATTTGCCGGTTCAGGAGGGCGACTACGAATTGCTGGGCAGTACGGTAACCATTACTAAAGGAAATAACGTTTCTAACGCTATAGAGTTCAGGGTTAAGACCATCAAAAACTTCAAGCCTGGAAGTTCCTATATGATGGCAGTTACAGTAACCAATTCAACCGGAGGGCTAAAAATTCTGGAATCTTCCAAAACAATTTATTATGTTGTCAAACCGGTGGTTATCCAGGCGGTAGCCAGTTTAAGTGGCAGCACAGCCTTTAAACCCGATTTTTCAGAAAGTAATTCAAAAAACCTGACCAGCTTAAGCGCGGTAACCATAGAGGCCAGAATATTTGTCAATAAATTTCAGTCCTCTTCTCCGTTCATCAGTTCGGTTATGGGCATTGAAGAGCATTTCCTGTTGCGCTTTGGCGACGTAACCATTAAACCCAATCAAATTCAGCGTGCCGGAGGAATTGCTTTAACCGCACCTCAGGAGTTTGGTACAGGAACCTGGTACCACGTGGCCCTGGTACACGATGTATCTACAACAAGATTATATATAAATGGTGTTTTAGCGGCCAGTATTGCCGATGGCAACAACATCAATATCCTTCAGCCTTTAGGTGGCGGTGCTTATAGTACAGGCTTCCTGATTGGTACTTCTGCAGGTGGCCGATACCTGGATGGCATGATCAGCGAAGCCCGGTTGTGGACCAGGGCCCTGTCTCAGACAGAAATTCTGGATGGAATGTGTGGTGTCGATCCGGCGAGCGCGGGTTTAGAGGCTTATTGGAAGTTTAATGAAGGTACCGGAAACGTGGCAACTGATGTCAGCGGACATGGACACCATGCCACGGCAAATCGTAATGTAACCTGGGTACCTAACGTAAGGTGCGAATAA
- a CDS encoding BT_3987 domain-containing protein — protein sequence MKSINLYKSALAILFLCGLFSCKKDNSINSKELLAYIKSDGGDLHAADITFVRTPVSVTGDSLAKFTAYLTRETQADVTLTVALDESLVAQYNKDNKTSYILLPAENYKLTGSLLNIKAGDMVSGDSIKVALLNRNKLDNPNNYILPLSVKTVSSNDKGVQSSNSHRTVFIRVNSQFANINVSVKTPPVGTQIDKTTPQWTVVSASAPYSASYPAANVLDGKNTTAWFAAGGSTNITLDMAGVNLVKGFILAPNYAFGATYNPTTIEVLTSTDNVLWTSQGLYTTSAVLSTSSATNPDYRNVNFYGAVSCRYIKFVLNNSAGYGGFAEISAIK from the coding sequence ATGAAAAGTATTAACCTATATAAATCCGCTTTGGCCATACTGTTTTTATGCGGATTGTTTTCTTGTAAGAAAGATAACAGCATCAACTCAAAAGAACTTTTGGCTTATATAAAATCAGATGGGGGCGACCTGCACGCAGCCGATATTACTTTTGTAAGAACGCCTGTTTCTGTGACCGGAGATTCTTTAGCCAAATTTACAGCCTATCTGACAAGGGAAACTCAAGCTGATGTGACACTAACCGTTGCATTGGATGAGTCCCTGGTTGCGCAGTATAATAAGGATAACAAAACGAGTTACATCTTGTTGCCTGCCGAAAATTATAAACTTACAGGATCATTGCTCAACATTAAGGCAGGTGATATGGTTTCCGGCGATTCTATAAAGGTGGCGCTGCTCAATAGAAACAAACTGGATAATCCTAATAATTACATTCTGCCATTGTCTGTTAAAACAGTAAGTAGCAATGATAAAGGGGTACAATCCAGCAATTCTCACCGTACGGTCTTTATCAGGGTAAACAGTCAGTTTGCCAATATTAATGTTTCTGTTAAAACACCGCCGGTTGGAACACAGATTGATAAAACTACGCCACAATGGACCGTAGTTTCCGCTTCGGCGCCATATAGCGCTTCCTACCCAGCTGCTAACGTGCTGGATGGTAAAAATACTACTGCCTGGTTTGCTGCGGGTGGAAGTACAAACATTACTTTGGACATGGCCGGCGTAAATCTGGTTAAAGGTTTTATACTAGCCCCCAACTACGCATTTGGCGCAACTTATAATCCGACAACTATTGAAGTGCTAACCAGTACCGACAATGTGTTGTGGACCAGTCAGGGCCTTTATACAACCAGCGCGGTATTGTCCACTTCATCTGCAACAAATCCCGACTACCGCAATGTCAATTTTTATGGAGCGGTAAGCTGCAGGTATATTAAGTTTGTTTTGAACAATAGCGCAGGCTATGGTGGTTTTGCCGAAATTTCAGCAATAAAATAA
- a CDS encoding SusC/RagA family TonB-linked outer membrane protein, with the protein MKFYALFKRRHLSCVAQVILRILDSVFCLIRNTDKRKLIMRINLTVILLTSCLLQVSASGYAQKINLVKNNISLTEVFKEIRKQSGYDFVYATPQIKLARKVDIMARNASLSDVLEKCFFNQPFSYEIQNKTIVIMARTNSLVVPERRIQGVVTDRKDGSPLPGVTVMVKGTKAATQTDAKGRFVLNVPNDGTILVVRFLGYKTQELPLANFEIFNIRMEEDEQALEAVVVTGLFERKEGNFTGAVKSITGAELKAVSSNNIFKAISALDPSFRIIPNNVTGGNINQLPEIQLRGANSMPNLGGELSANPNAPLFILDGFEVTLQRVADLDMNMINSITILKDASATSIYGSRGANGVMVITSVAPLPGKVQITFNNDFRLTTPDLSVYNLLDAKDKLNFEKRTGVFGDEPQYSELYNNRLIAVASGVNTDWLVQPVQTGYSNRSSLYLQGGDSYIRYGMQLSGDFQSGVMKGQNRNNYSGQFDITYTIKKFRFQNSIRLYQNIANESPYGSFDLYAKLNPYWKPFDANGNVLAVLERRGTTVEPNPMFDATLNSINKTQFFGISNNFQMRYDIKSNLFIESNFSLNKENGSTDKFFSAQHSSFAKITDVTRKGSYSVRNNNSFGFESSTNVNYNKSFGKNLIYSTLGFNFASNTNKFYSIITEGFAFDKLDNLLFATQYQPGSKPDGDESTVNRVGALLNLNYSYDNRYVADFSIRKDGSSQFGADKRYGTFWSTGLGWNIHNEAFLADNVNVNRLKLRSSYGSSGSLNIPAYSAQTRYNFSTGNIYDGELGASIMGIGNSDLSWQDVRKFNIGLDMLLFKERLDVRIDHYRTMTKNTITQVTLAPSTGFLSYSENFGKIQNTGYEFAARYKIINQTQNGIFWTVNASAFRNNNILKELSNSLKTANDKIEAASTQRKPNILLKEGESINTLYVVKSLGVDPISGQEVFLKKDGTKTFNWNVADKIAFGVTDPRWSGTFGTNLSYKGFDLGLIFDYRFGGQMYNQTLVDKVESVDPNYNADRRAYDLGWSQPGDQTLYTRIVVNKAATRLTSRFVQDENTVNLTSASLGYNFYRYAFVKKIGLRSLQLTAITNDLFRISSIEIERGISNPFARTFSLSLRAGF; encoded by the coding sequence ATGAAATTTTATGCGCTATTTAAACGCAGGCATTTGTCCTGTGTAGCACAAGTGATATTGCGTATTTTGGATTCGGTTTTTTGCCTGATCCGTAATACTGATAAACGAAAACTGATTATGCGAATCAACTTAACCGTAATCCTGTTAACCTCCTGTTTACTTCAGGTAAGTGCCAGTGGGTATGCCCAGAAAATTAATCTGGTTAAAAACAACATCTCACTTACAGAGGTATTTAAAGAGATCAGAAAACAAAGCGGCTACGACTTTGTGTATGCAACTCCTCAAATTAAACTGGCGCGAAAGGTAGATATTATGGCCAGGAATGCCTCTTTATCAGATGTTCTGGAAAAATGTTTTTTTAATCAGCCTTTTTCCTATGAGATTCAGAACAAAACCATTGTTATTATGGCAAGGACCAATAGCCTTGTCGTTCCCGAAAGACGGATACAAGGTGTCGTGACCGATCGTAAAGACGGATCTCCATTGCCGGGTGTTACTGTAATGGTTAAGGGAACAAAGGCAGCCACCCAGACCGATGCAAAAGGTCGGTTTGTACTCAATGTTCCTAATGATGGAACTATTTTGGTAGTTAGGTTTTTAGGTTACAAGACACAGGAACTTCCCTTGGCTAACTTTGAAATATTCAACATCAGGATGGAAGAGGATGAACAGGCACTGGAGGCTGTTGTAGTAACAGGTTTGTTTGAGCGTAAGGAAGGCAATTTTACCGGTGCCGTCAAATCTATTACAGGTGCCGAGCTTAAAGCGGTAAGTTCAAATAATATTTTTAAAGCCATCAGCGCACTCGATCCCTCATTCAGGATTATTCCAAACAATGTTACCGGTGGTAATATCAATCAACTGCCCGAAATACAATTAAGAGGTGCAAACTCAATGCCTAATTTAGGTGGAGAACTTTCTGCCAATCCGAATGCACCGCTGTTTATTTTAGATGGTTTTGAGGTCACATTGCAAAGGGTTGCCGATCTGGATATGAACATGATCAATTCCATTACCATTCTTAAAGACGCTTCGGCAACATCCATTTACGGCTCAAGAGGGGCAAATGGCGTTATGGTTATTACTTCTGTTGCACCGCTGCCAGGAAAAGTACAGATCACTTTTAACAATGATTTCAGATTAACTACACCTGATCTTTCTGTTTATAACCTTTTAGATGCCAAAGATAAACTGAATTTTGAAAAGCGCACCGGAGTATTTGGCGATGAACCGCAATATAGTGAGCTTTATAACAACAGGTTGATTGCGGTTGCCAGTGGTGTAAATACCGACTGGCTGGTACAGCCCGTACAAACAGGATACAGTAACCGAAGTTCGTTGTACCTGCAAGGGGGCGATTCCTACATTCGCTATGGTATGCAGTTATCAGGCGATTTTCAATCAGGGGTAATGAAAGGGCAGAACCGAAATAATTATTCAGGACAATTTGATATCACTTACACGATTAAGAAATTCAGATTTCAGAATTCCATACGCCTTTATCAGAATATAGCAAATGAGTCTCCTTATGGTTCTTTTGATCTGTATGCGAAGTTAAACCCTTACTGGAAACCCTTTGATGCAAATGGAAATGTACTGGCTGTTCTGGAAAGAAGGGGAACAACTGTTGAACCAAATCCAATGTTCGATGCCACGTTAAATTCTATTAACAAAACGCAGTTTTTTGGAATCTCCAATAATTTCCAGATGCGCTACGATATTAAAAGTAACTTATTTATCGAATCTAATTTTAGCCTGAATAAGGAAAATGGCAGTACCGATAAGTTTTTTTCGGCACAGCATTCCAGTTTTGCAAAAATAACTGATGTAACCCGCAAAGGAAGCTACAGTGTCAGGAACAACAATTCCTTCGGATTCGAAAGTTCTACCAATGTGAACTATAACAAATCTTTTGGAAAGAACTTAATCTATTCTACTCTGGGGTTCAATTTTGCCAGTAATACCAATAAATTCTATTCAATTATTACCGAGGGCTTTGCTTTTGATAAACTCGATAACCTGCTTTTTGCAACGCAATATCAGCCTGGAAGTAAGCCCGATGGTGACGAAAGTACCGTGAATAGAGTAGGCGCACTTTTAAATTTGAACTATAGCTACGACAACCGCTATGTCGCCGATTTTTCTATCAGAAAAGATGGTTCCTCCCAGTTTGGTGCTGATAAAAGATACGGTACTTTTTGGTCAACAGGCTTAGGTTGGAACATTCACAATGAAGCATTTCTTGCAGATAATGTTAATGTCAACAGGCTGAAATTGAGAAGCAGTTACGGTTCGTCAGGATCTTTGAATATTCCGGCCTATAGCGCGCAAACCCGGTACAACTTTAGTACAGGAAATATTTACGATGGAGAACTGGGTGCCTCAATTATGGGAATAGGAAACTCAGATTTGAGCTGGCAGGATGTGCGTAAGTTCAATATTGGGTTAGATATGCTACTTTTTAAGGAAAGGCTTGATGTTCGTATAGATCATTATCGTACCATGACCAAAAATACCATTACTCAGGTTACACTTGCACCTTCCACAGGGTTCTTATCTTACTCAGAAAATTTTGGTAAAATTCAGAATACCGGATATGAATTTGCAGCCCGTTATAAAATCATCAATCAAACTCAAAACGGGATTTTCTGGACTGTTAACGCCAGCGCCTTTAGGAACAATAACATTTTGAAAGAACTATCCAACAGTTTAAAAACAGCTAACGATAAAATAGAAGCAGCTTCTACACAACGGAAGCCTAACATTTTGTTAAAGGAAGGTGAGTCCATCAACACACTTTACGTAGTGAAATCATTAGGGGTTGATCCGATCTCGGGGCAGGAGGTTTTTCTAAAGAAAGACGGTACTAAAACTTTCAATTGGAATGTAGCAGATAAAATTGCTTTTGGTGTCACAGACCCCCGGTGGAGTGGAACATTTGGAACCAATTTAAGCTATAAAGGTTTTGACTTAGGACTGATATTTGACTATCGTTTTGGTGGACAAATGTACAACCAAACCCTGGTTGACAAGGTAGAATCTGTAGATCCAAATTACAATGCAGATCGCAGGGCTTATGATCTGGGGTGGTCACAACCTGGCGATCAAACACTTTATACCCGTATTGTTGTAAATAAGGCAGCTACCCGGTTAACGTCAAGATTTGTGCAGGACGAAAACACCGTTAACCTTACATCAGCTTCTTTAGGATATAATTTTTACAGGTATGCCTTTGTTAAGAAAATTGGACTTAGAAGTCTGCAACTAACCGCTATTACCAATGATTTGTTTAGAATAAGTTCAATTGAGATTGAAAGAGGTATCAGCAACCCGTTTGCACGCACTTTTTCCTTATCTCTCAGGGCCGGCTTTTAA
- a CDS encoding RNA polymerase sigma factor: MKIFLEEEQLKDLLLQLKQGYEPAFNKLYLTYSKTLYKKINGIVKDESVADELLQDLFLRIWEKRADLRPEYSFTAFLYTIANNLVYDYFRKVSKDKRLHARLLINAVDYYLQTEENLIGKETSAIIQQAISKLSDQQRKIFTLCKIEGKSYQQAAHLLGISVATVNSHMVNAMRSIKTYLYKNQEIGIALLLMSILRSRS, translated from the coding sequence TTGAAGATTTTTTTAGAAGAAGAGCAACTAAAGGATTTGCTATTGCAATTAAAACAAGGTTATGAACCTGCTTTCAATAAGCTGTATCTGACCTATAGTAAAACTTTATATAAAAAGATCAATGGTATTGTAAAGGATGAATCTGTAGCTGACGAACTGTTACAGGACTTATTTCTTAGAATTTGGGAAAAAAGAGCTGACTTAAGACCAGAATATTCCTTTACAGCGTTTTTGTATACCATTGCTAACAATCTGGTGTACGACTATTTCAGAAAGGTCTCTAAAGATAAACGACTTCATGCCCGGCTCTTGATCAATGCAGTTGATTACTACCTTCAAACTGAGGAAAACCTGATTGGCAAAGAGACATCGGCTATCATTCAACAAGCCATTTCTAAACTATCTGATCAGCAAAGAAAAATATTCACTCTTTGTAAAATTGAAGGCAAAAGCTACCAGCAAGCTGCTCATTTACTGGGAATTTCTGTAGCAACTGTAAACTCTCATATGGTTAATGCTATGCGTTCTATAAAAACTTACCTGTACAAAAATCAGGAAATTGGCATAGCACTTTTACTGATGTCCATACTCAGGAGCAGATCATAA
- a CDS encoding glycoside hydrolase family 18, whose amino-acid sequence MKRLIFNYILPLLVAMAGISCKKQNTPEALVLQKPYVSTEEYLANLRAYKKSKHQIAFGWLGGSGGDGKFASMGKRWESVPDSMDIVSLWGGIPTEGSPQMAAMRFAQEQKGIRVTQVNFISGFDALIKKNFSSLAEQEGVDAMAKAVADTIAKYKLNGLDIDYEPGEASERNSIFARTGGLERLIKAFSPYFGPKSGTGKLLIVDGYMTSGVADYIDYYVSQAYATGSGASLQSRYNTAASYGIPPGKFVVTENFESYWSTGGVNYTDNLRGVIPSLLGMAYWQPTQGKKGGCGSYHMEYEYPQTPEYKYMRQAIQIMNPAVY is encoded by the coding sequence ATGAAGAGATTAATTTTCAACTATATATTACCATTATTGGTTGCAATGGCAGGCATATCATGTAAAAAACAAAATACGCCTGAGGCCTTAGTGCTGCAAAAACCATATGTATCTACCGAAGAATACCTGGCCAATTTAAGGGCTTATAAAAAATCAAAACATCAGATTGCTTTTGGCTGGCTGGGTGGCTCGGGGGGCGATGGGAAATTTGCTTCCATGGGAAAACGTTGGGAAAGTGTGCCCGATAGCATGGATATTGTAAGTTTATGGGGCGGAATACCCACCGAAGGTTCGCCACAGATGGCGGCAATGAGATTTGCACAGGAACAAAAAGGAATAAGGGTTACCCAGGTAAATTTTATATCCGGATTTGATGCGCTCATCAAAAAGAATTTTTCCTCATTGGCAGAGCAGGAGGGGGTAGATGCCATGGCCAAAGCAGTAGCCGATACCATTGCCAAATATAAGCTGAACGGGTTGGACATCGATTATGAACCCGGCGAGGCAAGCGAAAGAAATAGCATTTTTGCCCGAACGGGCGGTTTAGAGCGGTTGATAAAGGCATTTTCGCCTTATTTCGGCCCGAAATCAGGTACCGGCAAGCTATTGATTGTAGATGGTTACATGACCAGCGGTGTTGCTGATTACATTGACTACTATGTGTCTCAGGCATACGCAACAGGTTCGGGTGCCAGTTTACAAAGCCGCTACAACACAGCCGCAAGCTACGGTATCCCTCCGGGCAAGTTTGTAGTCACCGAAAATTTTGAAAGCTACTGGTCAACCGGAGGCGTTAATTATACAGACAATCTCCGGGGTGTCATTCCTTCTTTATTGGGAATGGCCTATTGGCAACCTACACAGGGCAAGAAAGGTGGCTGTGGAAGTTATCACATGGAATATGAATATCCGCAAACACCGGAGTATAAATATATGCGTCAGGCCATACAAATTATGAATCCCGCGGTTTACTAA
- a CDS encoding FecR family protein: MDHLKVLFKKYINDRCTTAEIELLMQAFNEAETEAELKSAITLELQREYDAQEELELDAKMLKLYEQLKPELKTEIVKKPATLLIGNYIKYSIAAAVLIICSVFIYRYSVPANLKDQVMVRQQQNDVAPGGNKAILTLADGTEISLTDAENGELTKQSGIVVTKTADGQIVYQITGEGVSDAKASAYNTITTPAGGQYQINLQDGSTVWLNAGSSLKYPTIFNTHERKVELKGEAYFEIVKDKTKPFVVFTNGAGKAQEVTVLGTHFNINCYDNEETTKTTLLEGSVKVKSGSAVVTLRPGQESRLAQGIQINDVDPNLAIDWKNGGFYFNDEDIYSIMRKLARWYDVEVVYKGNVPAVPFGAEIDRSKKLSEVLSLLEKSGGIHFKIEGRRVTVMQ; this comes from the coding sequence ATGGATCATTTAAAGGTTCTTTTTAAAAAATATATAAACGACAGGTGTACTACGGCCGAGATTGAGCTGTTGATGCAGGCTTTTAACGAAGCAGAGACTGAAGCTGAACTAAAATCAGCCATTACTCTTGAATTGCAACGGGAATATGATGCGCAGGAGGAACTGGAGCTTGATGCTAAAATGTTAAAACTATACGAACAATTGAAACCTGAATTGAAGACAGAAATTGTAAAGAAACCAGCTACTCTGCTTATAGGCAACTACATTAAATATAGTATAGCGGCTGCGGTTTTAATCATTTGTTCGGTTTTTATTTACCGTTACAGTGTTCCGGCCAATTTAAAAGATCAGGTAATGGTCCGCCAACAGCAAAATGATGTAGCCCCGGGAGGAAATAAGGCTATACTGACACTCGCTGATGGTACTGAGATATCTCTAACAGATGCAGAAAATGGTGAGTTAACCAAGCAATCGGGTATCGTAGTTACAAAAACTGCTGATGGACAAATTGTTTATCAGATTACAGGAGAGGGAGTGTCAGATGCGAAGGCTTCTGCTTACAATACCATAACCACTCCGGCAGGCGGACAATATCAGATCAATCTTCAGGATGGAAGTACAGTATGGTTAAATGCCGGTTCCTCCTTAAAATATCCAACCATTTTTAATACACACGAACGCAAGGTGGAACTGAAAGGTGAAGCTTATTTTGAGATTGTAAAAGATAAGACCAAACCTTTCGTTGTATTTACAAATGGAGCTGGAAAGGCACAAGAGGTAACCGTTCTGGGGACGCATTTTAACATCAATTGTTATGATAATGAAGAAACAACTAAAACAACCCTACTCGAAGGAAGCGTGAAAGTGAAGAGTGGAAGTGCTGTTGTTACCCTAAGGCCTGGTCAGGAGTCTCGTTTAGCTCAGGGCATTCAAATTAATGATGTAGACCCTAACCTGGCAATTGACTGGAAAAACGGAGGCTTTTATTTCAATGACGAAGATATATACAGTATTATGCGTAAACTGGCACGTTGGTATGATGTAGAGGTAGTGTATAAGGGGAACGTGCCTGCTGTACCCTTTGGAGCGGAAATTGACCGAAGTAAAAAGCTTTCTGAAGTATTGTCGTTACTCGAAAAATCGGGTGGTATTCATTTTAAGATCGAAGGAAGGAGGGTTACCGTTATGCAGTAA